From a region of the Campylobacter anatolicus genome:
- the ruvB gene encoding Holliday junction branch migration DNA helicase RuvB: protein MDRIVEIEKVSFESEFETSLRPSNFDDYIGQEKIKQNLNVFIKAAKKRGECLDHVLFYGPPGLGKTTLAHIIANEMGVNIKMTAAPMIEKSGDLAAVLTNLQEGDVLFIDEIHRLSSAIEEVLYPAMEDFRLDIIIGSGPAAQTIKIDLPKFTLIGATTRAGMISAPLRDRFGMDFRLQFYSHAELTRIVQIASLKLGKECEKLAAHEIARRSRATPRIALRLLKRIRDFAEVNDEFIITQNRAKDALDALGVNEIGFDEMDIKYLEILLEARRRPLGLSTIAAALSEDEGTIEDVIEPYLIANGYIERTAKGRIASAKCFETFHINLHSNKGLFDE, encoded by the coding sequence ATGGATAGAATAGTTGAGATAGAAAAAGTAAGCTTTGAGAGCGAATTTGAAACATCATTGCGTCCGAGCAACTTTGATGATTACATCGGACAGGAGAAGATCAAGCAAAATTTAAATGTCTTTATAAAAGCGGCTAAAAAACGTGGCGAGTGTCTTGATCATGTGCTATTTTACGGTCCTCCAGGGCTTGGTAAAACAACACTTGCTCACATCATCGCAAACGAAATGGGCGTAAACATAAAGATGACCGCCGCTCCTATGATAGAAAAGAGTGGCGACCTAGCTGCCGTGCTTACAAATTTGCAAGAGGGCGATGTGCTCTTTATAGATGAGATTCATCGCTTAAGCTCGGCTATTGAAGAGGTTCTTTACCCCGCGATGGAGGATTTTCGTCTTGATATCATCATAGGTAGCGGTCCAGCAGCTCAGACTATAAAAATAGATCTACCTAAATTTACTCTAATTGGTGCTACGACACGGGCTGGTATGATCTCAGCACCGCTTCGTGATCGCTTTGGTATGGATTTTCGTTTACAATTTTATAGCCATGCAGAGCTTACAAGAATCGTGCAAATAGCGTCTTTAAAGCTTGGTAAAGAGTGCGAAAAACTAGCCGCTCATGAGATAGCACGCCGCTCACGAGCCACACCGCGTATCGCTTTAAGACTGCTTAAACGCATTCGTGATTTTGCCGAAGTAAATGATGAGTTTATCATTACACAAAATCGTGCAAAAGACGCTTTGGACGCACTTGGAGTAAACGAAATAGGCTTTGATGAGATGGATATAAAATACCTTGAAATTTTACTAGAAGCCAGGCGTCGTCCATTAGGCCTTAGCACTATAGCAGCAGCACTTAGCGAAGACGAGGGCACGATAGAAGATGTCATAGAGCCATATCTAATCGCAAATGGCTACATCGAGCGAACGGCGAAGGGACGGATCGCAAGTGCGAAGTGTTTTGAGACTTTTCATATAAATTTGCACTCTAACAAAGGGTTGTTTGATGAGTAA